Proteins co-encoded in one Aspergillus flavus chromosome 2, complete sequence genomic window:
- a CDS encoding mannosylphosphorylation protein produces the protein MWISTSRWLPCLYGLVFAVGALSVSDTEPDFRSVRTKFVKDYSGTGPSEPATEKYFQESSFNYHYDGRFADEELSEEETLPHLSQLIRTYLSTMDDLGAETWIMHGTLLAWWWNQKIFPWDNDLDVQISEPTIHFLDEYYNMTEHHFDIPGVEGGRTYLLEINPNYVFRSIEDKKNVIDARWIDTSSGLFIDITAVRPDDAKRKKGDTGALMCKDKHHFDENDIFPLRNSHFEDFPVKIPFEYVKLLEDEYGSKALTATDFQDHHFNEETLVWDPVSKRKRSLRRRGAVAFPVRTTPLKYKMT, from the exons ATGTGGATTTCCACATCCCGATGGCTTCCTTGTCTCTACGGGCTCGTGTTCGCCGTGGGTGCATTATCCGTCTCTGACACCGAACCCGATTTCAGAAGTGTAAGGACAAAGTTTGTCAAGGACTATAGCGGCACAGGTCCAAGTGAACCGGCGACAGAGAAATACTTCC AGGAGTCTAG TTTCAACTATCACTATGATGGAAG GTTCGCCGATGAAGAGCTTTCGGAGGAAGAGACGCTGCCACACCTATCACAACTCATTCGAACATACCTGTCAACCATGGACGATCTGGGTGCTGAAACGTGGATAATGCACGGAACTCTTCTGGCGTGGTGGTGGAACCAAAAG ATCTTTCCATGGGACAATGATCTCGACGTCCAGATTTCGGAGCCGACCATTCATTTCCTTGATGAGTATTATAATATGACTGAGCACCATTTCGATATTCCAGGCGTCGAGGGCGGGCGAACCTATCTACTCGAGATCAACCCGAACTACGTTTTCCGTTCCATcgaagacaaaaagaatgTGATTGATGCACGGTGGATTGATACCTCATCGGGACTGTTTATCGATATTACCGCAGTGCGTCCGGACGAtgccaagagaaaaaagggtGATACCGGAGCCTTAATGTGCAAAGACAAACATCATTTCGAT GAAAATGATATATTCCCGCTCCGGAATAGTCACTTTGAAGACTTCCCCGTTAAGATTCCCTTCGAATATGTCAAGCTTCTTGAAGATGAATATGGATCCAAGGCCTTAACCGCCACGGATTTCCAAGA TCACCATTTCAATGAAGAAACTCTAGTTTGGGATCCAGTTTC GAAACGAAAGCGGTCGCTGCGACGACGAGGCGCCGTCGCTTTTCCCGTTCGAACGACACCTCTCAAATATAAGATGACATGA
- a CDS encoding pre-mRNA-splicing factor ATP-dependent RNA helicase prp16 (mRNA splicing factor RNA helicase, putative): protein MASNDMPPAKRLKSSNLPPPLRDAKRKDIDNWETNRMLTSGVAQRRDFDGDFMPEDDEGTRVHLLVHDLRPPFLDGRTIFTKQLEPISAVRDPQSDMAVFSRKGSKVVRERRQQRERQKQAQEATTMAGTALGNLMGVKEDEGDSAVALPVEETYKHGNKFAKHLKKDEGGQSSFSKSKTLREQREYLPAFAVREDLLRVIRDNQVIVVVGETGSGKTTQLTQFLHEDGYSKFGMIGCTQPRRVAAMSVAKRVSEEMEVDLGDLVGYAIRFEDCTTDQTVIKYMTDGVLLRESLAQPDLDKYSCIIMDEAHERALNTDVLMGLLKKVLARRRDLKLIVTSATMNAERFSRFFGGAPEFIIPGRTFPVDVHFSRTPCEDYVDSAVKQVLAIHVSQGPGDILVFMTGQEDIEATCELVDERLKLLNDPPKLSILPIYSQMPAEQQAKIFEKAAPGVRKVIVATNIAETSLTVDGIMYVVDAGFSKLKVYNPRMGMDTLQITPISQANANQRSGRAGRTGPGKAYRLYTEVAYKNELYIQTIPEIQRTSLSNTVLLLKSLGVKDLLDFDFMDPPPQETISTSLFELWSLGALDNLGDLTPLGRQMTPFPMDPPLAKLLITAAENYECSEEMLTIVSMLSVPSVFYRPKERMEESDAAREKFFVPESDHLTLLHVYTQWRTNGYSDGWCIKHFLHSKALRRAKEVREQLHDIMTVQKMPLVSCGTDWDVIRKCICSGFYHQAAKVKGIGEFINLRTSVTMQLHPTSALYGLGYVPEYVVYHELILTSKEYMSTVTAVDPHWLAELGGVFYSVKEKGYSQRERRVTELEFNRRMEIETQIAADRERAAAEKQREIERNDPSRRKKEVEVGGSAVRRPVITGKKVGGVTASSTSRNGSGGGGSVVKKPQVKRRPGRAF from the exons ATGGCAAGCAACGACATGCCCCCAGCCAAACGGCTGAAAAGCTCCAACCTACCGCCACCGCTTCGCGACGCGAAGCGCAAAGACATCGACAACTGGGAAACGAACCGAATGCTCACATCTGGAGTCGCCCAACGACGAGACTTCGATGGGGATTTCATGcccgaagatgatgagggtaCTCGTGTACACTTGCTCGTCCATGACCTCCGCCCGCCTTTCCTCGATGGCCGCACGATCTTTACCAAGCAGCTGGAGCCCATTTCAGCCGTACGTGATCCGCAGAGTGATATGGCTGTATTCAGTCGGAAAGGAAGCAAGGTCGTGCGGGAGCGTCGTCAACAGAGAGAGCGACAGAAACAAGCGCAAGAGGCGACGACAATGGCGGGAACGGCACTTGGGAATCTGATGGGGGTCAAGGAAGACGAAGGTGACAGTGCTGTCGCGCTACCTGTGGAGGAAACATACAAACATGGTAATAAGTTTGCAAAGCATTTGAAGAAAGATGAGGGTGGTCAGAGTTCATTTAGCAAGAGCAAGACGCTTCGCGAACAGAGAGAATACTTGCCGGCTTTCGCCGTGAGAGAAGACTTATTACGAGTCATACGGGATAACCAGGTGATTGTGGTTGTTGGTGAGACAGGTTCGGGAAAAACAACCCAATTGACGCAGTTCCTACACGAAGACGGCTATTCGAAGTTCGGCATGATCGGTTGCACACAGCCTCGTCGAGTGGCGGCCATGAGTGTCGCAAAGCGTGTTAGTGAGGAAATGGAGGTCGATTTGGGTGACCTGGTCGGTTATGCTATTCGATTTGAAGACTGTACGACCGATCAGACGGTCATCAAGTATATGACCGATGGTGTTCTACTACGAGAGTCGCTAGCCCAACCTGACCTCGACAAATATTCATGCATCATCATGGATGAGGCACACGAAAGAGCTCTGAATACCGACGTGCTGATGGGGCTTCTGAAAAAGGTATTAGCTCGGAGAAGGGACCTGAAGTTGATCGTCACCTCAGCCACGATGAATGCAGAACGCTTTTCAAGATTCTTTGGTGGTGCCCCAGAGTTTATTATCCCTGGAAGGACATTCCCGGTAGATGTCCACTTCTCCCGTACACCCTGTGAGGATTACGTCGATAGTGCGGTCAAGCAGGTCTTGGCCATCCACGTTTCTCAAGGTCCCGGCGATATCCTTGTCTTCATGACGGGCCAAGAGGATATCGAGGCGACTTGCGAGTTAGTCGATGAGCGGTTGAAGTTGTTGAATGACCCACCGAAGCTTAGCATATTACCCATTTACAGTCAAATGCCGGCAGAACAACAGGCGAAGATTTTCGAAAAAGCGGCCCCAGGCGTACGGAAGGTGATCGTTGCCACGAACATTGCTGAAACCAGCTTGACGGTGGACGGTATCATGTATGTCGTTGACGCCGGTTTCTCGAAGCTGAAAGTCTACAATCCCCGAATGGGTATGGATACACTGCAGATCACGCCGATCTCACAGGCCAATGCCAACCAGCGTTCCGGGCGTGCGGGACGGACAGGGCCTGGCAAAGCTTACCGTCTCTACACCGAGGTGGCATACAAGAATGAGTTGTATATACAGACTATACCTGAAATCCAGCGTACCAGCTTGTCCAACacggttcttcttctcaagtcTCTTGGGGTCAAGGACCTTTTAGACTTCGACTTCATGGATCCGCCGCCACAGGAAACCATCTCAACGTCACTCTTCGAGCTCTGGTCTTTGGGTGCGCTGGATAACCTCGGTGATCTCACGCCGTTGGGACGTCAGATGACACCATTCCCCATGGACCCACCGCTCGCCAAGCTTCTCATAACGGCCGCCGAGAACTACGAGTGCAGTGAGGAAATGCTGACCATTGTATCTATGTTGTCTGTGCCGAGTGTCTTCTACCGTCCCAAAGAGCGCATGGAAGAGTCGGATGCAGCCCGTGAGAAATTCTTCGTCCCCGAATCAGACCACTTGACGCTGCTCCATGTTTATACCCAATGGAGAACCAATGGCTATTCAGATGGCTGGTGTATCAAACATTTTCTTCACTCGAAGGCCCTGCGGCGAGCCAAGGAAGTCCGCGAACAACTTCATGACATCATGACCGTGCAGAAGATGCCGCTCGTCAGCTGCGGAACAGACTGGGATGTGATCCGTAAATGCATTTGCTCTGGATTCTACCATCAAGCTGCGAAGGTGAAGGGTATCGGCGAGTTCATCAATCTGCGGACCAGTGTGACCATGCAGTTGCATCCAACCAGCGCGCTGTACGGTCTGGGATATGTGCCCGAGTATGTGGTCTACCATGAATTGATTTTAACCAGCAAGGAGTACATGTCCACTGTCACTGCCGTGGATCCTCAC TGGCTCGCTGAACTCGGAGGCGTCTTCTACtctgtcaaagaaaaaggatacTCGCAGCGGGAACGCCGCGTAACAGAACTTGAATTCAATCGCCGCATGGAGATCGAGACTCAGATCGCCGCAGACCGTGAACGGGCTGCAGCAGAGAAGCAGAGAGAAATCGAGCGGAACGACCCATCAAGacggaagaaagaagtcgaGGTGGGGGGTTCTGCCGTGCGACGTCCAGTCATCACCGGCAAAAAGGTTGGCGGTGTCACAGCATCGTCCACATCGCGGAATGgctctggtggtggtggcagcGTGGTCAAGAAACCACAGGTGAAGAGACGACCCGGACGAGCATTTTAG
- a CDS encoding permease of the major facilitator superfamily (MFS transporter) translates to MQEKQPRLPVRQLIILFVLTSVLPYLPEMIEYVGVPKNEVAKWVGISSAVTSISQAIMAVTWGTASDRFGRKPIILTGLTCTMIISLLFGFSQTLTWVVVTRALLGLMNGNVGIIRTMVAEMVPEKELQPHAFSIMPLVWTIGTIFGPAFGGALAHPAEKHPEIFGNSEFLKRNPFILPNIASAILFIIGITTGFLFLHETLATKKDSRDYGLVLGKMLTSCSTSREKKAQYTVKDDENTPLLGGSPLQQKKAPVKRPSWKDVFSPQSRLVLIAYALMALHTMAFDSLLPVFLHTPVQQLHGNPDVHLPFKFIGGFGVGSQTIGIYYTLIGIIGMFLQFLVFPIAAKRYGVLNCLKAMILVFPVIYFVTPFTALVPESLRHVTIFLLMLSKLAASIFGFPCITILLTNSATSLTVLGTLNGVATSVSAVGRAAGPAICGAAFSFGVKKGYIILPWWMLSIFGALSALPIYWTVEPDGFQGNDAEEEQDEPQESDYGAADHRRSSGARTGN, encoded by the exons ATGCAAGAAAAACAGCCAAGGCTGCCGGTTCGGCAGCTAATCATTCTCT TTGTTTTGACTTCTGTTTTACCGTATCTT CCGGAAATGATCGAATATGTCGGCGTTCCGAAGAATGAGGTTGCCAAATGGGTCGGCATATCCTCCGCCGTCACGTCCATCAGCCAGGCTATCATGGCCGTAACTTGGGGTACTGCCTCGGACCGCTTCGGTCGCAAGCCGATCATCCTGACGGGCCTGACCTGCACCATGAttatttctttgttattcGGTTTCTCGCAGACACTGACATGGGTAGTGGTCACCCGCGCACTGCTCGGGCTCATGAACGGTAATGTTGGCATTATCCGTACAATGGTGGCCGAAATGGTCCCAGAGAAGGAGCTGCAGCCGCACGCCTTTAGTATCATGCCTTTGGTGTGGACTATTGGTACTATCTTTGGCCCTGCCTTTGGAGGTGCCCTAGCACATCCGGCGGAGAAGCACCCGGAAATCTTTGGCAACTCGGAGTTTCTAAAAAGGAATCCTTTCATCTTGCCTAACATAGCGTCTGCAATCCTCTTTATCATTGGTATCACGACGGGGTTCTTGTTTTTACAT GAAACGCTGGCAACGAAGAAAGACAGCCGCGACTACGGCTTGGTATTGGGCAAAATGCTGACGAGCTGCAGTACTTCACGAGAGAAGAAAGCGCAGTACACTGTGAAGGACGATGAGAACACACCTTTGCTGGGTGGAAGCCCGCTTCAGCAGAAGAAAGCTCCGGTCAAACGACCGAGTTGGAAGGACGTGTTCTCGCCGCAGTCTAGACTAGTACTCATTGCGTATGCCTTAATGGCACTGCACACGATGGCATTCGACTCACTTCTCCCAGTGTTCCTGCACACTCCTGTCCAACAACTTCATGGTAATCCAGATGTGCACCTACCATTCAAATTCATCGGAGGATTTGGCGTCG GCTCCCAAACGATCGGTATTTATTACACGCTTATTGGAATCATCGGAATGTTTCTACAATTCCTGGTCTTCCCAATCGCTGCCAAGCGATATGGTGTCCTCAATTGCTTGAAGGCCATGATTCTCGTATTTCCCGTTATCTACTTTGTAACCCCGTTCACTGCTTTGGTACCGGAGTCTCTGCGTCACGTAacaatctttcttctcatgcTCTCCAAGCTTGCGGCGTCCATCTTCGGCTTCCCTTGCATCACGATCCTGCTGACCAACTCAGCCACTAGCCTTACCGTGCTGGGAACCCTGAACGGAGTTGCTACGAGTGTCAGCGCCGTGGGACGAGCCGCAGGGCCCGCCATCTGCGGAGCGGCATTCTCATTCGGTGTGAAGAAAGGCTACATCATATTACCTTGGTGGATGCTCTCCATTTTCGGCGCTTTGAGTGCTCTCCCTATCTATTGGACCGTTGAACCGGATGGATTCCAAGGCAACGAcgctgaagaagagcaggacGAACCACAGGAAAGCGACTACGGGGCAGCTGATCACCGCCGGTCTTCCGGGGCCAGGACAGGTAACTAA
- a CDS encoding putative oligosaccharyl transferase subunit Dad1, which yields MPVKRTTAATATPTGTKSLSSGPKTLTANSSVSDIIHTVWQQYLATTPQRTMLLDVFMAFLVLVGGIQFVYCVVAGNYPFNAFLSGFCAAVGQFVLTASLRMQTSSSPSQGSGKTPSKGKDGKSVDKGGVSHERAFADYIFGSLILHFFCINFIN from the exons ATGCCTGTGAAAcgcaccaccgccgccacGGCGACTCCCACCGGGACCAAATCCCTCTCCTCCGGCCCCAAGACCCTCACGGCCAACTCCTCCGTCTCCGACATCATCCACACCGTCTGGCAGCAGTACCTGGCGACCACGCCGCAACGAACAATGCTCCTGGATGTCTTCATGGCATTCCTGGTTCTTGTCGGTGGTATCCAATTCGTCTACTGTGTTGTTGCGGGCAACTAT CCCTTCAATGCCTTCCTAAGCGGCTTCTGTGCTGCTGTCGGTCAGTTCGTCCTCACGGCTAGCTTGCGTATGCAGACGAgttcctctccttcccagGGTTCCGGTAAGACGCCTTCgaagggaaaggatgggAAGAGTGTTGATAAGGGTGGGGTTTCGCATGAGAG GGCGTTTGCGGATTATATCTTTGGGAGTTTGATCTTGCATTTCTTCtgtattaattttattaactga
- a CDS encoding putative transmembrane protein 14, which produces MNLPTSVQAYSTPNQLPSGAFPQSSLTPIPYHHTITSSHLPLPHTISPTTTPTNQQKNPSIQTTQNGLSHNPNPLHPKPATKLTQEPQKQTLEINSALSLSILTSLGGVIGYARTGSVPSIAAGLSVGALYLYSFQRLRTGQTYGDELGLLASIVLSGSSIPRAIKTRKPVPIGLSLVAIYGLLVFGKAVLGKN; this is translated from the exons ATGAACCTACCTACATCAGTT CAAGCATATTCCACTCCAAACCAACTGCCATCCGGAGCTTTCCCCCAGTCAAGCTTAACTCCGATACCATACCACCATACCATCACCTCATCccatctccctcttcctcatacaatctccccaacaacaacccctACAAACCAACAAAAGAACCCAAGCATTCAAACCACCCAAAATGGTCTCTCCCACAATCCCAACCCCCTACATCCCAAACCTGCAACCAAACTAACACAAGAACCCCAAAAACAGACCCTCGAGATCAACTCcgccctctccctctccatcctcacctCCCTCGGCGGAGTGATCGGCTACGCACGCACCGGCTCCGTCCCCTCCATTGCAGCCGGTCTCTCCGTCGGCGCCCTCTACCTCTACAGTTTCCAGCGTCTGCGCACGGGCCAGACCTACGGTGACGAGCTGGGTCTCTTGGCCTCTATTGTTCTGAGCGGGAGCTCGATTCCGAGGGCTATTAAGACCCGGAAGCCGGTGCCTATTGGATTGAGCTTGGTGGCTATTTATGGGCTTTTGGTTTTTGGGAAGGCTGTTTTGGGGAAGAACtga
- a CDS encoding putative C2H2 finger domain protein produces the protein MGKKRRGPTLDELLARPWCYYCERDFDDLKILISHQKAKHFKCERCGRRLNTAGGLSVHMSQVHKEQLSAVDNALPNRQSLDVEIFGMEGVPEDIIQSHNQRVVTQFHQAEAERQAQTGNPPPGAGAGGQPAKRPKLENVSDLKKRLAEHKAKKAEAMTGGSSGDVTPVGAGQTQNAGAFSQSPSTAAPNSQYTYPQPYGGAGSPYQQTASPVYQNFSPGGQSQFPPSAQYTPAGYSPQSFQGTPGQTGAAYGTPPPFPPQQPQQPTPQTNTPPHATAFAPRSGSLPAAPGLPQRPAVGAPQVNAYQLQQMHMGHPVPATGAPVAAANGEKPPGAEATPISSSIDDLISGAAKEADQAAASAAPPTEEKPTKKDKSKQSRLVYSDNETSPEEKMAKLPRYAIVPDRLGETALQEQVPAAVTGAERGPDTVFDATD, from the exons ATGGGAAAGAAGAGACGTGGTCCGACCCTGGATGAGCTCTTAGCTCGTCCTTGGTGCTACTACTGCGAACGTGATTTCGATGACCTCAAAATCCTCATATCGCATCAAAAGGCAAAACATTTTAAATGTGAGAGGTGTGGGAGAAGGCTGAACACTGCTGGAG GATTGTCGGTACATATGAGTCAAGTACATAAGGAACAGTTGTCGGCTGTTGATAATGCGCTTCCCAATCGGCAAAGTCTGGATGTTGAGATCTTCGGCATGGAAGGTGTCCCCGAAGATATCATCCAGTCTCACAACCAGCGGGTCGTAACACAGTTCCACCAAGCCGAGGCGGAGCGACAAGCCCAGACTGGTAACCCTCCTCCTGGCGCAGGTGCTGGCGGACAGCCAGCGAAGAGACCGAAGCTCGAAAACGTATCGGATCTGAAAAAGCGACTGGCAGAACATAAAGCCAAAAAGGCCGAGGCTATGACTGGTGGAAGCAGCGGTGACGTGACGCCTGTTGGTGCAGGACAAACACAGAATGCAGGTGCCTTT AGCCAATCACCCTCGACAGCCGCTCCAAACTCACAGTACACATATCCTCAACCGTATGGTGGTGCGGGCTCTCCCTATCAACAAACGGCAAGTCCGGTCTACCAGAATTTCTCACCTGGCGGACAATCGCAATTCCCTCCTAGTGCGCAGTATACTCCAGCGGGATATTCCCCGCAATCATTCCAGGGCACGCCCGGTCAGACCGGCGCAGCTTACGGAACACCACCGCCTTTCCCTCCACAACAGCCACAGCAACCAACCCCTCAAACCAACACACCTCCACATGCTACCGCATTCGCGCCACGATCTGGGAGCTTGCCAGCCGCTCCCGGTCTCCCTCAAAGGCCTGCCGTGGGTGCTCCACAGGTCAATGCCTATCAGCTACAGCAAATGCACATGGGCCATCCGGTTCCGGCCACCGGTGCACCTGTTGCAGCTGCCAACGGCGAGAAGCCCCCAGGAGCCGAAGCCACACCGATCTCATCGTCTATTGACGACCTCATCTCCGGTGCTGCCAAAGAAGCAGACCAAGCAGCCGCAAGCGCTGCCCCTCCCACAGAAGAGAAGCCCACCAAGAAGGACAAATCGAAGCAGTCAAGATTGGTGTATTCTGACAATGAGACCAGTCCGGAGGAAAAGATGGCGAAGTTGCCCAGGTACGCAATCGTTCCCGATCGTTTAGGGGAAACGGCGCTCCAAGAACAAGTTCCTGCGGCCGTAACGGGGGCCGAACGGGGCCCGGATACCGTATTCGACGCGACGGATTAG
- a CDS encoding putative C6 transcription factor, which yields MSFPPAESTQSANHSHYGSDPLLRTSPQAISHASQDNGQRSCITCRRRKVRCNKKCPCVNCVKAGIECVFPPPGRAPRKSKRPHDAELLLRLKRLEGVIEHLSEKNASHSTVPSPTQQRSGSAPTAECPGSAEPQSAEPDGCPFDPKRKPRNLEHEFGRLVIEEGRSRYVSNRLWASLGDEIEELQDLLDPSSSEDEDHPSPASSSTHSTNHDGFLFGFYSLSHSLRSFHPPPMKVPLLWQAYLENVDPLLPIVHKPSAKQLFTNATDHPDSLDKNSEALLLSMYFVTIVSLTPEQCLTLLGEERDTAVSRYRFAVEQALSKANLLNTQSLMLLQAAVIFLVAVRREDDTKFVWSMTSLVIRLAQGLGLHRDGTNFGLKPFETEMRRRLWWHIGLLDIRSSEDHGTETQITERMYDTRLPLNINDDDIYPEMQEPPEERNSFTEMSFSLMRFEITVALRRVSYTCPNTNIPGPQQPSPEKCGNLIQIVNKRIEERYIQHCDMNVPIQWVTATVARLILTKLWLVVHHPMTRPYQGINLTNSSRESLFLTSVEVAEFACLLTSDKNTQKWDWMFAINMQWHAIAFVLAELCVRPINPLTERAWSAVSTLYGRWLQTAKHKKGMLWRPLARLMKRAADHRAKLQQQMHTQPGPGPATSSSTASLSIPEGPKIMDPPVLPRIPDFQFSPSTLPVTTSSNPSLGDIDFRKGGPMGVMSDLFPEVDWLSLPTPGDSLGQQPAANPAPAISIPEGTTLPPEFQQDSSNLQLNWDEWDQVMRDFQMDMQDVQPTNPMGNIPNNVSGWFT from the exons ATGTCGTTCCCGCCTGCTGAATCCACACAATCTGCGAATCATTCCCACTATGGCTCAGATCCCCTCCTAAGAACAAGCCCTCAGGCGATCTCTCATGCTTCGCAGGACAATGGCCAGCGTAGCTGTATAACCtgtcggaggaggaaagtCCGCTGCAACAAAAAATGCCCGTGTGTCAACTGTGTGAAGGCGGGCATTGAGTGTGTCTTCCCTCCGCCAGGGCGGGCACCGCGCAAGTCGAAACGGCCCCATGATGCGGAACTTCTATTGCGACTGAAGCGCCTAGAGGGTGTAATTGAGCACCTCAGTGAGAAAAATGCGTCTCACTCAACAGTGCCTTCTCCGACGCAACAGCGCAGTGGGTCCGCTCCCACAGCTGAATGCCCTGGAAGCGCCGAACCCCAAAGTGCAGAGCCCGATGGGTGTCCATTTGACCCGAAGCGAAAGCCGCGAAACTTGGAGCATGAGTTTGGAAGATTGGTTATCGAAGAAGGTCGGAGTCGATACGTCAGCAACCGGCTTTGGGCAAGCTTGGGAGACGAG ATTGAAGAGCTTCAGGACCTGTTGGACCCTTCATCGtctgaggatgaagatcatcCCTCCCCGGCGTCTTCTTCGACTCATTCAACGAACCACGATGGGTTCCTGTTTGGATTCTACTCGCTTTCACATTCACTTCGTAGCTTCCATCCCCCACCAATGAAAGTGCCCTTGCTTTGGCAGGCCTATTTGGAGAATGTGGATCCATTGTTACCCATTGTTCATAAGCCGTCGGCTAAGCAATTATTTACGAACGCCACTGACCATCCCGACTCGCTGGACAAAAACTCCGAAGCTTTGTTACTCTCGATGTATTTCGTAACGATAGTAAGTTTGACACCGGAACAATGCCTTACTCTGCTAGGAGAAGAGCGCGACACTGCCGTGAGTCGATATCGGTTCGCTGTCGAACAGGCACTTTCTAAGGCGAACCTTTTAAATACTCAAAGCCTGATGCTCCTGCAAGCTGCTGTGATTTTTCTGGTTGCGGTACGCCGAGAAGATGATACCAAATTTGTTTGGTCTATGACTTCTCTCGTCATCCGACTGGCCCAAGGCCTAGGACTGCACCGAGATGGAACGAACTTTGGTCTCAAACCCTTTGAGACGGAGATGCGGCGACGATTGTGGTGGCATATCGGACTGCTGGACATTCGGTCATCCGAGGATCATGGCACCGAGACTCAAATTACCGAAAGAATGTACGATACGCGGCTTCCATTGAAtatcaatgatgatgacatcTACCCTGAGATGCAGGAGCCACCTGAAGAGAGGAATAGTTTTACCGAAATGAGTTTCAGTCTCATGCGCTTTGAGATCACTGTTGCCCTTCGGCGGGTGAGCTATACATGTCCAAATACTAATATTCCAGGACCTCAACAGCCCTCCCCTGAGAAATGCGGCAACTTGATCCAAATCGTGAACAAGCGTATCGAGGAAAGGTATATCCAACATTGCGATATGAACGTTCCGATCCAATGGGTCACTGCGACAGTTGCTCGCCTTATCCTGACAAAGTTGTGGCTGGTGGTCCACCATCCGATGACAAGGCCATATCAGGGGATAAACTTGACCAACTCTTCCCGCGAAAGTCTCTTTCTTACTTCGGTTGAGGTAGCTGAATTTGCATGTTTGTTAACGTCCGATAAGAACACACAGAAATGGGACTGGATGTTTGCAATTAATATGCAGTGGCATGCGATTGCCTTCGTCTTGGCCGAACTCTGTGTGCGTCCCATAAATCCTCTGACTGAGCGGGCTTGGTCCGCCGTGAGCACACTCTATGGGAGATGGTTGCAGACAGCAAAACATAAAAAAGGCATGCTCTGGCGGCCGCTCGCCCGGCTGATGAAACGAGCAGCCGATCACCGAGCTAAGCTACAGCAACAGATGCATACTCAGCCTGGGCCCGGCCCGGCCACGTCTTCCAGTACTGCATCTCTCAGCATTCCTGAAGGGCCGAAGATTATGGATCCCCCAGTTTTGCCACGCATCCCAGATTTCCAGTTTTCACCCAGCACCTTGCCTGTTACTACATCGAGTAACCCATCATTGGGTGACATCGATTTCAGAAAAGGAGGACCAATGGGAGTGATGAGTGACTTGTTCCCTGAGGTGGACTGGCTTTCTTTGCCGACGCCTGGAGATTCTCTTGGTCAGCAACCGGCTGCCAATCCGGCGCCAGCGATTAGTATTCCCGAGGGAACTACTCTGCCACCTGAGTTCCAACAAGATTCGTCTAACTTGCAGCTCAACTGGGACGAATGGGATCAAGTGATGCGCGATTTTCAGATGGACATGCAAGATGTACAGCCCACAAATCCTATGGGCAACATCCCAAACAATGTTTCGGGCTGGTTTACCTGA